The Moraxella nasicaprae sequence GATATAGTCAATTCTATTCAAAACCAGACAAAGGTTTTTTTGCTCAAAGTGAGCTTGCCTACCCATAACGAAAAATCCGCCCACAGGCAAGCTTGGGGCGAACGGTTTTGCTGTATAGTTTTGATATGAATTAAGTGTACAAACCATCTTACTTTATACAGGGACTGATATGATGACAGATGTCTTGCCATCAATCCGTGCAACATCAATCAAAACACTTATCCATCAATCAAAAAAAACAAAACATCATCAAATGCCTATATTTCAGCATATTTAAAAGGCTTACTATTTAATATTGATTTTAAATATTAGTAATATTATATCAACAAATATCTACATGTATCGCAACTCATAAAAAAACACGCCATATCTAAATAGAAAATGGCGTGTTTTTCATTCATGATTTATCAATCATCTGGTACCTGATTTATGTCAATATCAGGATTTTTTACCAAATGAATGGCAGATAAAATAAGACCACCCCAAACGGCAACGATGGCAACAATCATCACAATTAATGCTGTTGTATTCATTAACATACTCCTTTTATTCGTGGTGAGTTTTATCACCCTTGACGAGCGAAAACACCACAGAGACGATGATAAAGAGAGCGACCACTCCCCAGCCAAAGATGTTGATTACAACAGCAGGATAGTCACCATAACCTTCGCTTAGAAGAGATTGTAGTGATAGCACCAATGCCACAATTAACGACAGTGGTGTGATAATCGTCAGCATAAATGACCAACCAGCACCCACTTTAAAGCTAGAAATTGCATTGATATGATTAATCAGTTTTGGTAATACACCACGATTAAACCAAGAAACCCAGATGATTGATAGGATTGCACCGACAACCACGCCGATATTATTAGCAAAATGGTCAATCACATCAACAAAGGTAATAGCATTGTAAGTACCAAACATCGCTATCGAAAT is a genomic window containing:
- a CDS encoding methionine/alanine import family NSS transporter small subunit, translated to MNTTALIVMIVAIVAVWGGLILSAIHLVKNPDIDINQVPDD